In Desulfomonile tiedjei DSM 6799, a genomic segment contains:
- a CDS encoding radical SAM protein, with protein MEFMNRVKRMTREQAAHTMLQLLPHVSADTFMKLTLLASRVVEGEEANAAIRAVMDSLREGDDSQASRMFRRVMTELSPHCLQAVGRTLFVNGLLRSSAIRRDFEAKHGFDPPFTLLISPTMQCNLNCVGCYSGRYVREKGLSNELLDRLLAEARDMGTLFIVFSGGEPLTRRQDLFELIRKYNDMYFMFYTNGTLINDSVADELHDLGNAGAVISLEGFEEATDARRGKGTYQRVMAAMDMLKERGVPFGTSLTVTRNNVEEITSSEFFEHLYNKGVMVAWFFLFMPVGKDPDVSLMPTPEQREYLRHRDRALREEFPIFIADFWNDAPYVGGCIAGGRRYLHITPKGDVEPCVFTHVAVEKIYNKTLVEVLNSDFFKYIRSLQPYSENLLTPCMIIDNPHVFRDVCRKCGAYGTHDGAEDVRTKIKDEMDDYGSQVRALFDPIWATEKAEYGYTDSLQAAG; from the coding sequence ATGGAATTCATGAACCGAGTAAAGAGGATGACAAGAGAGCAGGCTGCACATACTATGCTCCAGCTACTGCCTCACGTTTCCGCTGACACGTTCATGAAACTGACACTGCTGGCGTCACGAGTTGTGGAAGGTGAAGAGGCGAATGCAGCCATTCGAGCCGTCATGGACAGTCTCCGAGAAGGCGATGACAGCCAGGCTTCACGAATGTTCAGGCGTGTGATGACAGAACTTTCGCCTCATTGCTTACAGGCGGTCGGCCGAACCCTGTTTGTAAACGGACTTTTACGCAGCTCTGCGATTCGCCGAGATTTTGAGGCTAAGCACGGTTTCGATCCCCCTTTTACGCTTCTCATCAGTCCCACCATGCAGTGCAACCTCAACTGTGTGGGCTGCTATTCGGGGCGATATGTGCGTGAAAAAGGACTATCGAATGAGCTTCTTGACCGCCTCCTGGCCGAAGCACGGGACATGGGAACCCTTTTTATAGTGTTTAGCGGAGGAGAGCCTCTCACGCGTAGACAGGACCTGTTTGAACTGATACGCAAGTACAACGACATGTATTTCATGTTTTACACCAACGGGACGCTCATTAATGACTCCGTGGCCGACGAGCTTCACGACTTGGGAAACGCCGGGGCAGTGATCAGTCTTGAGGGTTTCGAGGAGGCGACCGACGCCAGGCGTGGTAAAGGAACCTACCAAAGGGTCATGGCTGCAATGGACATGCTCAAGGAAAGGGGAGTGCCTTTCGGCACTTCTCTCACTGTTACCAGGAACAATGTTGAGGAGATTACAAGTTCGGAGTTCTTCGAACATTTGTACAACAAGGGAGTTATGGTGGCGTGGTTCTTTCTGTTCATGCCGGTTGGCAAAGACCCTGATGTCTCACTCATGCCCACTCCGGAGCAGCGAGAATATCTCCGGCATCGTGATCGGGCTCTTCGGGAAGAGTTTCCCATATTCATAGCCGACTTCTGGAATGACGCCCCTTACGTGGGGGGATGCATTGCAGGAGGCAGGCGCTACCTGCATATTACGCCCAAAGGCGATGTTGAACCTTGCGTTTTCACACACGTAGCTGTAGAAAAGATCTATAATAAGACTCTGGTCGAAGTCCTGAACAGCGATTTCTTCAAGTATATCCGTTCCCTGCAACCTTACTCTGAGAATCTTTTGACGCCCTGCATGATCATCGATAATCCGCACGTTTTCAGAGACGTATGTCGCAAATGCGGGGCGTATGGAACGCATGACGGGGCAGAGGACGTTCGAACCAAGATCAAAGATGAAATGGACGATTATGGCAGCCAAGTGAGAGCGCTTTTCGATCCAATCTGGGCAACCGAAAAGGCTGAATACGGCTACACCGATTCCCTGCAGGCAGCAGGATAA
- a CDS encoding adenylate/guanylate cyclase domain-containing protein, whose amino-acid sequence MEAMGAYRSPVADQRGCKLQSELAEALWMHILQHKWFLSEKLGRDVGIKVACLDYIENIDSILTELKGTERDRLLKELGAWLGEGFNGMLKEHSSLDSIRDTFGRYLSPEVVDEILKAPAGVELRGELREITILVSDIREFTRTTELLGPRKVLETLNRYLAEMTDIIMKHGGMIDEFTGDGILVFFGAPTFVPDHCMRAVACALEMQKAMEGLNRSNLQLGLPELQMGIGVSTGQLIVGDIGSEKRKKYGAVGSPINLAFRIQSEAKDGEVLVPQAVVHNLSGEFLVKEARECVLKGIERPVILYRVEGLRSKA is encoded by the coding sequence ATGGAAGCGATGGGAGCATATAGGAGCCCGGTGGCAGATCAGAGAGGCTGCAAATTGCAGTCAGAACTCGCCGAGGCTCTGTGGATGCATATTCTGCAACACAAGTGGTTCCTTTCCGAAAAGCTCGGGAGAGACGTGGGAATAAAAGTAGCTTGTCTCGACTATATCGAGAATATTGATTCCATCTTAACAGAGCTGAAAGGGACGGAAAGAGACCGTCTCCTCAAGGAACTAGGGGCGTGGCTTGGCGAAGGATTCAATGGCATGCTCAAGGAGCACAGCAGCCTTGACTCTATCCGGGATACCTTTGGTCGCTACCTTAGCCCAGAGGTCGTTGACGAGATCCTGAAAGCTCCAGCGGGTGTAGAGCTAAGGGGTGAGCTGAGAGAGATAACCATTCTCGTGTCGGACATTCGTGAGTTCACACGCACAACCGAATTGTTGGGACCGAGAAAGGTGTTGGAAACGCTCAACCGTTACCTGGCGGAAATGACGGATATTATAATGAAACATGGAGGCATGATCGACGAATTCACCGGTGATGGAATCCTCGTATTCTTTGGAGCGCCCACCTTTGTCCCGGACCACTGCATGCGGGCCGTGGCCTGTGCTTTGGAGATGCAGAAAGCCATGGAGGGACTAAACAGAAGCAATCTGCAACTTGGCCTCCCGGAACTTCAAATGGGGATCGGGGTGAGCACTGGTCAGCTAATTGTCGGCGACATAGGCTCGGAGAAACGCAAGAAATACGGAGCGGTGGGAAGCCCCATAAACTTGGCCTTTAGGATTCAGTCAGAGGCCAAGGACGGGGAGGTGCTCGTGCCCCAAGCAGTCGTTCATAATCTCAGCGGCGAGTTTTTAGTGAAGGAGGCAAGGGAGTGTGTTCTCAAGGGTATTGAGCGACCGGTCATCCTATATCGTGTGGAGGGACTTAGAAGCAAAGCCTGA
- a CDS encoding DUF6094 domain-containing protein, whose product MRTAGRMKMGYYPTPPGVVEQIRKCFSFPREPFTALDPCCGEGIALEQLASGSHAVTYGVELDEHRAGAAQDRIQNVLKCGIEETRIAHQSCSLLFLNPPYDEATCEEDADTKTERQEKAFLRMTVPYLVPGGVLVYIIPQTRLSAGIARLLASRFEDIKVFCFPDPEYDDFRQVVVMGVRKTGNSLDEGLALNLQNVPNRKLKPLPETDTAQYSVPPAGPLKLFRSTVIDPEELAKQMDQSPLWRRFYAMTTQSALKLPRPPLPLHSGHLGLLLAAGKLDGVVGEGADRHVVKGKVTKVVSRVEEYKGDVLEQRELDRYVVSIKILNRNGEIRELT is encoded by the coding sequence ATGCGCACAGCAGGCCGGATGAAGATGGGCTATTACCCGACTCCTCCGGGAGTTGTGGAACAGATAAGGAAATGTTTTTCTTTTCCCCGCGAGCCGTTCACCGCCTTGGACCCGTGCTGCGGCGAGGGCATCGCATTGGAACAACTCGCCAGCGGCAGCCATGCCGTCACCTACGGTGTGGAGCTGGATGAGCATCGAGCGGGAGCAGCCCAAGATCGCATTCAGAACGTTCTGAAGTGCGGAATCGAGGAGACACGGATCGCCCACCAGTCCTGCTCTCTTCTCTTTCTCAACCCGCCTTACGATGAAGCGACGTGCGAGGAGGATGCGGACACCAAGACCGAGCGCCAAGAAAAGGCGTTTCTCCGAATGACGGTACCGTATTTGGTTCCCGGTGGGGTGCTCGTCTACATCATTCCCCAGACACGCCTCAGCGCAGGCATCGCTCGGTTGTTGGCATCCCGTTTCGAAGATATCAAAGTCTTTTGTTTTCCTGATCCCGAATACGACGACTTCCGGCAGGTGGTGGTGATGGGTGTCCGCAAGACGGGAAATTCCTTGGATGAGGGGTTGGCTTTGAACCTTCAGAATGTTCCGAACCGCAAGCTTAAGCCCTTGCCGGAGACTGACACGGCACAGTACTCAGTTCCCCCCGCCGGACCCTTGAAGTTGTTCCGCTCGACGGTAATCGACCCTGAAGAACTGGCGAAGCAGATGGATCAATCTCCTTTGTGGCGCAGGTTCTATGCAATGACCACTCAGAGTGCGTTGAAATTGCCCCGCCCGCCTCTGCCTTTGCACTCGGGACACTTGGGTCTGCTGTTGGCGGCGGGAAAGCTCGACGGAGTGGTGGGTGAAGGCGCGGATCGCCATGTGGTGAAAGGCAAAGTAACCAAGGTCGTTTCCCGGGTGGAGGAGTACAAGGGAGACGTGTTGGAGCAGCGGGAGCTGGATCGGTACGTGGTCTCCATCAAGATTCTCAATCGTAACGGGGAAATCCGTGAGCTGACCTGA
- a CDS encoding RecB family exonuclease: protein MNDQGQEKPHLSYSQINTYCTCPLKYRFHYIDRIEPPFTAAPLAFGSAIHEAVGAFYQSCLEGDPLSADQIHDVYRQAWESHSKERPIRFSNGDSEDSLTTKAKRMLEVFHAEFDPAVQIVGIEEPFEVDLGKRMPPLVGWIDVVEQAPDGTVTVADLKTASKRYADQTVHSNLQLTCYSLGAQSLGFNGDTRFRLDVLLKTQNPEVIRYETTRTNADRDRFLKLVKSVWQGIRKEIFFPKSDWQCGQCPFADPCKEW from the coding sequence ATGAACGACCAGGGGCAAGAGAAGCCTCATCTCAGTTACAGCCAGATCAACACGTATTGCACGTGTCCCTTGAAATACCGCTTCCACTACATTGACCGGATCGAGCCGCCCTTCACCGCAGCGCCACTTGCGTTCGGCTCTGCTATCCATGAGGCCGTGGGAGCCTTCTACCAGAGTTGCCTTGAAGGTGATCCTCTGTCCGCGGATCAGATTCACGACGTGTATCGTCAGGCGTGGGAAAGCCATTCCAAGGAACGACCGATACGTTTCTCGAACGGTGACAGTGAGGACAGTCTCACGACCAAGGCAAAGCGGATGCTTGAGGTGTTCCACGCAGAATTCGATCCGGCAGTTCAGATCGTCGGGATCGAGGAACCCTTCGAGGTGGATCTCGGCAAGCGCATGCCACCACTGGTGGGTTGGATTGATGTGGTGGAACAGGCCCCGGACGGCACCGTAACCGTAGCGGATCTGAAGACCGCATCAAAACGCTATGCAGACCAGACCGTCCATTCCAACTTGCAGCTCACGTGCTATTCGTTGGGAGCACAATCCTTAGGCTTCAACGGGGACACTCGCTTTCGACTGGACGTGCTCTTGAAGACCCAGAATCCCGAGGTGATACGGTACGAGACAACCCGAACCAACGCTGATCGGGACCGCTTCCTCAAGCTGGTGAAGAGCGTGTGGCAGGGCATAAGGAAGGAAATCTTCTTCCCCAAATCGGATTGGCAGTGCGGGCAATGTCCCTTTGCCGATCCTTGTAAGGAGTGGTAG
- a CDS encoding glycosyltransferase, whose product MRIAMLSPIAWRTPPRHYGPWERVVSLLTEGLVRRGVEVTLFATADSETSGILHAVVPRPYEEDKTLDPKVWECLHISELFEMADDFDLIHNHFDFLPLSYSGLTTTPVLTTIHGFSSQRILPAYKKYNGKVYYVSISDADRSPELTYMATVYHGIDLESFTFNDCNGDYLLFFGRIHPEKGTREAIEIASRARRELIIAGVIQDQEYFRSQIEPRLDGQRIKYIGRVGPEKRNELLGSALALLHPISFEEPFGLSVVEANACGTPVIAYPRGSMPEIIHNGINGFLVKDVSAAAEAVERIGEISRRDCRKIAEERFSRDRMVDEYLGLYHQILEQTKREDHRPWGYYEVLSDLPDHKVKRIVVFPGKRLSLQRHKRRAEHWTVVSGNPLVIRDAEKISLNPGDSIDIPEGAKHRVSNPGDEPVVFIEVQMGSYFGEDDIERFEDDYGRAGDNVNQIKELAGTQVRWKSHTYERGRALHG is encoded by the coding sequence ATGCGTATAGCGATGCTTTCGCCCATTGCGTGGCGAACTCCTCCAAGACATTACGGGCCGTGGGAGAGAGTCGTTTCGCTCCTTACCGAGGGTTTGGTGAGGCGAGGAGTGGAAGTTACCCTTTTTGCAACGGCAGACTCCGAAACGAGCGGCATATTGCACGCCGTTGTTCCGAGGCCTTATGAGGAGGACAAGACACTAGACCCCAAGGTTTGGGAATGCCTTCACATTAGTGAACTCTTTGAAATGGCAGATGATTTTGATCTTATTCACAACCACTTCGATTTTCTCCCACTCAGCTATTCAGGTCTGACGACGACCCCTGTGCTGACCACCATTCACGGATTCTCCTCTCAGAGAATTCTGCCAGCATACAAGAAATACAATGGCAAGGTTTACTACGTGTCCATAAGCGACGCGGATCGGTCACCTGAACTCACGTACATGGCGACGGTCTATCATGGGATCGACCTTGAATCTTTCACGTTTAACGATTGTAACGGCGACTATCTGCTCTTTTTCGGACGCATTCACCCTGAGAAAGGAACCCGAGAGGCCATTGAAATTGCCAGCCGAGCCAGGCGAGAGCTTATTATTGCTGGGGTGATCCAGGATCAGGAGTATTTTCGCTCCCAGATTGAGCCACGGCTGGACGGTCAACGCATCAAGTACATAGGCAGAGTAGGGCCTGAGAAACGAAACGAACTTCTCGGAAGCGCACTCGCACTCTTGCATCCCATAAGCTTTGAGGAACCGTTCGGCCTTTCCGTGGTTGAAGCCAACGCGTGTGGCACGCCGGTTATAGCTTACCCGAGAGGTTCCATGCCGGAAATTATCCATAATGGGATCAACGGGTTTCTTGTGAAAGATGTGTCCGCCGCGGCTGAAGCGGTCGAGCGAATTGGAGAGATATCGCGCCGTGACTGTAGGAAGATAGCGGAAGAGCGGTTTTCCAGAGATCGCATGGTAGACGAATACCTCGGACTCTACCACCAAATCCTGGAACAAACGAAGAGAGAAGACCACCGGCCATGGGGCTACTACGAGGTTCTCTCTGATCTGCCCGACCATAAGGTGAAACGAATAGTCGTCTTTCCCGGAAAACGGCTTAGCCTGCAACGCCACAAGAGACGAGCAGAGCATTGGACGGTCGTCAGCGGCAATCCGCTCGTCATTCGAGATGCTGAAAAAATTTCTTTAAATCCTGGTGATTCCATTGATATTCCTGAAGGAGCCAAGCATCGCGTTTCGAATCCTGGAGATGAGCCGGTCGTATTCATTGAAGTGCAGATGGGCAGCTATTTCGGCGAGGATGATATAGAGCGATTTGAGGACGACTATGGAAGGGCAGGAGACAATGTCAACCAGATCAAAGAACTGGCCGGTACGCAGGTACGATGGAAATCCCATACTTACGAAAGAGGACGTGCCCTACACGGTTGA
- a CDS encoding RNA polymerase factor sigma-32, whose protein sequence is MNYPAVEDDFTRFLSECRKIKPLTREREYELAVRYHETGDPKTAQQLVICHLPFVVRVALRYRQYHLPMLDLVHEGVIGLIKAVKRFDPFKGYRLATFAIWWVKAYIQNFIIRCWRLVKLGTTQTQRRLFYHLKRLKGQNESILNDQALRELAEDLDVKEDEVIEMEARLNAADLSLHAPLADNGELTFMDVVPDPRPNPEEVLAAEQMNSDASLKIFNAINQLDLREKFVIRKRYLEESPWTLAQIGRHFSITRERARQLEQRALRKLRAALQAPAENALLN, encoded by the coding sequence ATGAATTATCCTGCCGTCGAGGACGATTTCACACGCTTTCTCAGTGAGTGTAGGAAAATCAAGCCATTAACCCGCGAACGTGAATATGAGCTTGCGGTGCGATACCACGAAACAGGCGATCCGAAGACTGCCCAACAACTCGTGATCTGCCATTTGCCCTTCGTTGTCCGAGTAGCTCTTCGCTACCGCCAATACCACCTGCCCATGCTGGATCTTGTTCATGAGGGGGTCATCGGTTTGATAAAAGCCGTAAAACGGTTCGATCCCTTCAAAGGGTACCGACTGGCTACTTTTGCCATCTGGTGGGTCAAAGCCTATATCCAAAATTTCATCATCAGGTGCTGGAGACTCGTCAAGCTTGGGACTACCCAGACCCAGCGAAGGCTGTTCTACCATCTGAAGCGTCTCAAGGGTCAGAACGAGTCGATTCTCAACGACCAGGCTCTGAGGGAGCTCGCGGAAGATCTGGACGTGAAAGAAGACGAAGTGATCGAGATGGAGGCCAGGTTGAATGCTGCCGACCTTTCGCTTCATGCACCCTTGGCTGACAATGGGGAACTCACTTTCATGGATGTGGTCCCCGACCCAAGGCCCAATCCTGAAGAAGTGCTGGCCGCGGAGCAAATGAACTCTGACGCGAGTCTAAAGATTTTCAATGCGATTAATCAATTGGATCTGCGGGAGAAATTCGTGATAAGGAAAAGATATCTTGAGGAGTCGCCCTGGACACTCGCGCAAATTGGGAGACATTTTTCGATCACGCGTGAAAGGGCACGCCAGCTTGAGCAACGTGCTCTCAGGAAGTTGCGAGCAGCACTTCAAGCACCTGCAGAAAACGCTCTTTTGAATTAG
- a CDS encoding Hsp20/alpha crystallin family protein produces MFDLIPWRQRDAGMAPERSAVDLWREMDNLFDRFFGDMPWPGRSTTRQFAPALDVLENDNEFVIKAELPGVDPKEVDINLTGNLLTIKGEKKDEREETREDFHRVERSYGSFSRSFQLPCEVLEDKIEAQYKNGVLDLRIPKAEGAKRKSVKIEVKQA; encoded by the coding sequence ATGTTCGACCTCATTCCTTGGAGACAACGCGATGCGGGGATGGCTCCAGAACGGTCTGCTGTTGACCTCTGGAGAGAGATGGACAACCTCTTTGACCGCTTCTTTGGCGACATGCCTTGGCCTGGGCGCTCCACGACGAGACAGTTCGCTCCGGCTCTCGACGTCTTGGAGAATGACAACGAGTTCGTCATAAAGGCTGAGCTTCCTGGAGTTGATCCGAAAGAAGTGGACATCAACCTTACGGGAAATCTCTTGACCATCAAAGGTGAGAAGAAAGATGAAAGAGAGGAAACACGAGAGGACTTCCATAGAGTTGAGCGGTCATACGGTAGCTTCTCCAGGTCTTTCCAACTCCCCTGCGAAGTACTGGAAGACAAGATCGAAGCCCAGTACAAGAATGGGGTACTGGATCTCAGAATTCCCAAGGCTGAGGGAGCCAAGAGGAAGTCAGTCAAAATTGAGGTGAAGCAAGCATAG
- a CDS encoding helicase-related protein, whose amino-acid sequence MLESINDVNGYLHQFGGALAQKTQTEAEPLFKPGDSWHPRMHQLKRKPFQAQADAIQGAVETLRTHNHVMCIGEMGVGKTLIGAAVPYIMENGHPPRVLVMCPGHLTRKWVREVRETVPGAEADIITSLSAVQAIDPREPHTGLRYYVVSKERAKLSYAWRPAFNLRRGIPVCPDCGATVVDRDGVEVSVEALQHRKARCGTCGAALWQADNTRFRRFSIADYVKRHLKGYFDFFICDEVHEMKGGDTAQGNAFGTLASACKKTIALTGTLLGGYASHMFHLQYRMSPRAMNADGFSYGNRMNFVNRYGVLEKVTRYYPGDDNICSKGRKGATVTREKPGVSPAIFSNHLMGSTVFLHLQDIAVDLPSLKEEVVPVAMEDDLSVAYKDLEHRIGSEMKRLLVQGSRRLLGAYLNTLLCYTDRPFHNEPVVDPANGNVIAEPAHLAWDRTYPKERELLRIVQGEISRNRRCFVYCTYTNTKDVTGRLKEILARRGICAEIIRSSVKPEQREEWLRQKVRDDVQVVIGNPILVQTGLDLLDFPTIIFYQTGYSVFTLRQASRRSWRIGQEEPVRIHYLHYAGTMQERALELVGRKLSASLAIEGKLTDDGLASMCGGEDMTLLLAKALVGGTHIQGAESVWRALNQLREAASDKNVIPFLRKNWSLELLEERSDMLREDFLDILAHAL is encoded by the coding sequence ATGCTGGAATCAATTAACGACGTGAACGGATACTTGCATCAGTTTGGAGGGGCTCTGGCTCAGAAGACACAAACCGAGGCCGAGCCGCTTTTCAAACCTGGGGACTCGTGGCACCCACGTATGCATCAGCTCAAACGGAAGCCCTTTCAAGCGCAAGCCGATGCGATCCAAGGGGCTGTCGAAACGTTACGCACGCACAATCACGTGATGTGCATCGGAGAAATGGGTGTGGGCAAGACGCTCATCGGAGCCGCTGTGCCGTACATCATGGAGAACGGTCATCCTCCGCGTGTCTTGGTCATGTGCCCCGGCCATCTCACGCGCAAGTGGGTGCGAGAGGTGAGAGAAACCGTGCCGGGCGCTGAGGCCGACATCATCACGAGTCTGTCCGCTGTGCAGGCCATTGATCCTCGTGAACCGCACACGGGCCTGCGCTACTACGTGGTGAGTAAAGAGCGGGCAAAACTGTCCTATGCGTGGCGGCCCGCTTTCAATCTCCGTCGCGGGATTCCGGTGTGCCCCGATTGCGGAGCGACCGTGGTGGATCGAGACGGAGTGGAGGTGAGTGTTGAAGCTCTACAGCATCGGAAGGCTCGTTGCGGTACATGTGGAGCTGCACTGTGGCAGGCGGACAATACCCGGTTCCGCCGATTCTCCATTGCGGATTACGTCAAGCGACACTTGAAGGGGTATTTCGATTTCTTCATCTGTGATGAAGTCCATGAGATGAAGGGGGGAGACACTGCTCAGGGCAATGCCTTCGGGACTCTGGCGAGTGCTTGCAAGAAGACCATAGCGCTTACGGGAACCCTATTGGGAGGGTACGCCAGTCACATGTTTCATCTCCAGTACCGGATGAGCCCACGGGCGATGAACGCGGACGGATTCTCCTACGGCAACCGCATGAACTTCGTCAATCGTTACGGAGTGCTCGAAAAGGTCACCCGCTACTATCCCGGTGATGACAACATCTGCTCCAAGGGCCGCAAGGGAGCGACGGTTACGCGGGAGAAGCCCGGCGTGAGCCCTGCAATCTTCTCGAATCATTTGATGGGCTCCACGGTGTTTCTCCATTTGCAGGACATTGCCGTGGATCTGCCGAGCCTCAAGGAAGAAGTGGTTCCGGTTGCTATGGAAGACGACCTGTCCGTTGCCTACAAGGACCTTGAGCACAGGATAGGCTCTGAGATGAAACGACTCCTGGTCCAAGGATCTCGGCGGCTCCTCGGCGCGTATCTCAATACCCTGCTCTGCTATACCGACCGACCTTTTCACAATGAGCCCGTGGTCGATCCTGCGAATGGAAACGTCATTGCAGAGCCTGCTCACTTGGCTTGGGATCGCACGTACCCGAAAGAGCGAGAGCTTCTGAGGATAGTTCAGGGAGAGATCTCTCGCAACCGGCGGTGTTTCGTGTACTGCACGTACACCAACACAAAGGACGTGACGGGTCGTCTCAAAGAGATTCTCGCCCGCCGGGGCATCTGTGCCGAGATCATCAGGTCATCGGTTAAGCCGGAACAGCGTGAGGAGTGGCTGCGGCAGAAGGTGAGAGACGATGTACAGGTGGTGATCGGGAATCCGATACTCGTCCAGACCGGCTTGGATCTGCTCGACTTCCCCACTATCATCTTCTATCAGACCGGATATTCCGTTTTCACGCTGAGGCAGGCCTCCCGCAGATCCTGGCGTATCGGACAGGAGGAGCCTGTACGGATTCACTATTTGCACTACGCGGGAACCATGCAGGAGCGTGCTTTGGAGCTGGTGGGTAGAAAGCTCTCGGCTTCTTTGGCCATTGAAGGCAAGCTCACCGATGATGGTCTCGCGTCCATGTGTGGTGGAGAAGACATGACGCTGCTATTGGCCAAGGCTCTGGTAGGAGGGACGCATATCCAGGGTGCGGAGTCCGTGTGGCGAGCGCTGAACCAGCTGCGAGAAGCGGCCAGCGACAAGAATGTGATCCCCTTTCTCCGGAAGAACTGGTCTCTGGAGTTATTGGAAGAGCGTTCGGATATGCTGAGGGAAGATTTCCTGGACATCCTCGCGCACGCTCTTTGA
- a CDS encoding mannose-1-phosphate guanylyltransferase — MAGGSGTRFWPHSRRKRPKQLLSIAGQKTMIQATVERITPIIPYERIMVIAGAPHVDELKRQLPELGNDQVVAEPVGRNTAACIALAAYKLSNKDPEALMVVLPSDHLIGKEKEFLEAMKVAVDTVTNGEYLLMFGIVPNRPETGYGYIRIGERLSGGGPKTVYKVAQFVEKPDLVTAESYLASGKYMWNSGMFVWKAANIINALDKHLPKLSNAIREISGSLGTAEESLAIKQAYDRIEAVSIDHGVMEKADNVLCLPIDVDWNDVGSWASLESVWDCDDGGNAIRGQVVSLQSRECIVSSPYKLATLIGAENLIVVDTSDALMICRKDRAQDVRKLHEILKNHGYEHLL; from the coding sequence ATGGCAGGCGGGAGCGGAACCCGTTTTTGGCCTCACAGTAGAAGAAAACGACCCAAGCAGCTTCTTAGCATCGCTGGCCAGAAGACCATGATCCAGGCCACTGTGGAGCGAATCACTCCGATCATCCCGTATGAGCGGATCATGGTCATCGCTGGCGCTCCCCACGTAGACGAACTAAAGCGTCAATTGCCCGAATTGGGCAATGATCAGGTTGTGGCTGAGCCTGTGGGCAGAAACACAGCCGCATGTATTGCACTCGCGGCGTACAAGCTCAGCAATAAAGACCCGGAAGCTTTGATGGTCGTGCTCCCTTCTGACCATTTGATTGGTAAAGAGAAGGAATTTCTGGAAGCTATGAAGGTAGCCGTAGACACAGTAACCAACGGTGAATACCTTCTCATGTTCGGCATCGTGCCCAATCGCCCGGAGACAGGTTACGGGTACATCAGAATCGGGGAGCGCCTATCGGGAGGCGGACCCAAGACCGTGTACAAGGTCGCCCAATTTGTTGAAAAACCGGACCTCGTCACTGCAGAATCTTACCTTGCCTCTGGAAAGTATATGTGGAACAGCGGCATGTTCGTATGGAAGGCCGCTAACATCATAAATGCTCTTGACAAGCACCTTCCCAAGCTCAGCAATGCGATAAGGGAGATTTCAGGGTCATTGGGAACAGCTGAAGAAAGCCTGGCCATCAAGCAAGCCTATGATCGTATTGAGGCCGTTTCCATTGACCATGGAGTCATGGAAAAGGCTGACAACGTGCTTTGTCTGCCTATCGACGTAGATTGGAACGATGTGGGCAGCTGGGCCTCGCTTGAAAGCGTGTGGGATTGCGACGATGGGGGGAACGCGATCAGGGGCCAGGTTGTTTCGCTTCAAAGCAGGGAGTGCATTGTAAGTTCCCCTTACAAACTTGCGACCTTGATAGGAGCTGAGAACTTGATCGTGGTCGATACATCCGACGCTCTCATGATCTGCAGGAAAGACCGTGCCCAGGACGTTAGGAAGCTGCACGAAATACTCAAGAATCACGGGTACGAGCACTTGCTGTAA
- a CDS encoding Hsp20/alpha crystallin family protein has protein sequence MDISKLAPWNWFKKEEEREGSTLPIKRKDSQALSHYSHPMSQLHYEIDRLFEDVFRGFGFPSLGIGRGFPRIAQTDWLKPTLDVGATDKEYTISVELPGVDQKDVHLELVSDTLQIKGEKKQDKEERDRDFYRIERSYGSFQRVLSLPEDADRDHISAVFKNGVMKITLPRKALPQIGTKQIEIKTG, from the coding sequence ATGGATATCAGCAAACTTGCTCCCTGGAATTGGTTCAAAAAGGAAGAAGAACGTGAGGGGTCTACATTGCCAATCAAGAGGAAAGACTCACAGGCCCTGAGCCATTACTCCCATCCAATGTCGCAACTTCATTATGAGATAGATCGCCTATTCGAGGACGTTTTTCGGGGCTTCGGATTTCCTTCATTGGGGATTGGCAGGGGTTTTCCGAGGATTGCCCAGACCGACTGGCTGAAACCTACTCTGGATGTTGGAGCCACGGACAAGGAATACACGATTTCGGTCGAACTGCCCGGAGTGGACCAAAAGGACGTCCATTTGGAACTGGTCAGCGACACTCTCCAAATCAAGGGCGAGAAGAAGCAGGACAAGGAAGAGCGAGATAGAGACTTCTATCGTATTGAACGGTCCTACGGATCGTTCCAGCGTGTATTATCGCTACCGGAAGACGCTGACCGAGATCATATCAGCGCTGTGTTCAAAAATGGGGTGATGAAGATTACCCTACCGCGTAAAGCGTTACCTCAAATCGGGACGAAACAGATCGAGATCAAGACGGGGTAA